The following are encoded in a window of Solibacillus sp. FSL R7-0668 genomic DNA:
- the speG gene encoding spermidine N1-acetyltransferase translates to MNPNIKLRALEREDLQYVHQLNNDNKIMSYWFEEPYESFAELQDLFEKHIHNQSERRFILMDADQIVGLVELVEIDLIHRNAEFQIIVDPKSQGNGYASIATYLAVKYAFQILNLHKVYLVVDIVNEKAIHIYEKIGFKFEGDLKEEFFINGQYHDAIRMCMFQRDFFKANQ, encoded by the coding sequence ATGAATCCAAATATCAAATTACGCGCATTAGAACGAGAAGACCTACAATATGTACATCAGCTGAATAATGATAACAAAATCATGTCTTATTGGTTTGAAGAGCCATATGAATCCTTTGCGGAGTTGCAAGATTTATTTGAAAAACATATTCATAATCAAAGCGAGCGCCGCTTTATTTTGATGGACGCTGATCAAATTGTTGGGTTAGTAGAATTAGTCGAAATTGATTTAATACACCGCAATGCGGAATTTCAAATTATTGTTGACCCGAAATCGCAAGGAAATGGCTATGCCAGCATCGCCACTTATTTAGCTGTTAAATATGCATTCCAAATCTTAAATTTACACAAAGTATATTTAGTCGTTGACATTGTAAATGAAAAAGCCATTCATATTTATGAAAAAATCGGCTTTAAATTTGAAGGGGATTTAAAAGAGGAATTTTTCATTAATGGGCAATACCATGATGCCATCCGCATGTGCATGTTCCAACGTGATTTCTTTAAGGCAAATCAATAG
- a CDS encoding YkvI family membrane protein produces MKKSIQIAGAFVSLVVGAGFASGQEILQYFTSFGVMSIFGCIVATFLFAILGMTLAQIGSDLQTTSHKEGIHYIGGRFFGPVLDLLISFVLFGIGIVMLAGAGSTFNQIYSITPSVGSMLMTLAVLFTLLLNAENIIKMIAALMPYLMGIIFILLIYSLFTMDDSVRELNAMAKNQPSAVSHWLPGAILYVSYNIAAGAAMLIVMGGTTKNRKIARNGGTLGGILLGLLIFLINAALFAKMDVVAGADMPTLQLAQQIHPLVGIIMSILLLGMVYSTAVGTLYILAVRFTKPDTLSFKVAVMLLCLVAFSISLVGFTTLIAKMYAMMGYLGIVLVIAILLSGLRYFKKGLMRQ; encoded by the coding sequence TTGAAAAAGAGTATCCAAATTGCAGGTGCATTTGTCAGTTTAGTAGTAGGAGCAGGCTTTGCTTCAGGACAGGAAATTCTACAGTATTTTACAAGCTTTGGCGTGATGAGCATATTTGGCTGCATCGTCGCGACATTCCTTTTCGCCATTTTAGGCATGACCCTTGCTCAAATAGGCTCTGATTTGCAAACGACTTCTCATAAGGAAGGAATCCACTATATTGGGGGCCGTTTTTTCGGACCAGTCCTTGATCTGTTAATCTCATTTGTTTTATTCGGAATTGGCATTGTGATGTTAGCAGGTGCGGGCTCCACATTTAATCAAATATACAGTATCACCCCATCTGTTGGGAGTATGCTCATGACATTAGCTGTCCTATTTACGCTCTTACTGAATGCGGAAAATATTATTAAAATGATTGCGGCGTTAATGCCTTATTTAATGGGAATTATTTTTATTCTTTTAATTTACTCTTTATTTACTATGGACGATTCGGTGAGGGAGTTAAATGCGATGGCGAAAAATCAGCCATCTGCCGTATCTCATTGGTTGCCGGGTGCGATATTGTATGTCTCATATAATATTGCAGCTGGGGCGGCGATGCTTATTGTAATGGGGGGTACCACTAAGAATAGAAAGATTGCCAGAAATGGTGGTACATTAGGCGGTATCCTACTAGGGTTGTTAATCTTCCTCATTAACGCGGCTCTTTTTGCAAAAATGGATGTTGTGGCAGGTGCAGACATGCCAACGCTTCAACTAGCACAGCAAATTCATCCACTAGTAGGCATCATAATGTCTATTCTCTTACTTGGGATGGTGTATAGTACAGCTGTTGGAACATTATATATTCTTGCAGTGCGATTCACGAAGCCAGATACTTTATCTTTTAAAGTTGCCGTCATGTTACTCTGTCTTGTCGCGTTTTCTATTAGTCTTGTTGGTTTTACCACGTTAATCGCTAAGATGTATGCAATGATGGGCTATTTAGGGATTGTGTTGGTTATCGCTATTTTATTATCGGGGTTGCGTTATTTTAAAAAAGGCTTAATGCGGCAATAA
- a CDS encoding aldehyde dehydrogenase family protein: MVQVLEKKLQEIFDKQTMYQWEARKTTAEQRAQKLMDLKEAILSRMDCFVEAASLDFVTPASTAQNQIYSVIQAIDYAIENVAKWMQPELVENPQDGEAYVLYEARGRVCIFGTWNSPMSVTIHPLAEALAAGNCVVLKPSELNPNYNKVLLEVIEAVFDEQEVALVQGEADVSEQLLKLPFDHFFFTGSPRVGKIVMREAANHLAAVTLELGGKSPAIIDKGYDLVKAAQNLVFGKVLMGGQFCISPDYIFVHKEDITAFAELYRQMTVGMLYDDGKIRSVERTQIVNEQHYKRIKNLFEDALAKGAVILSGGAFDDDKRLIEPTLLGGVTAGMLIAEEEIFGPLTFVRTYTDVEEVLQYIQANPKPLALYMFSDNENFQQQILASTSSGGVTINGIFMHNTHLPLPFGGVNHSGIGSFHGIHGFKMFSHNRAIYKVN, translated from the coding sequence ATGGTACAGGTATTAGAAAAGAAGTTACAGGAAATCTTTGATAAGCAAACGATGTATCAATGGGAGGCGCGCAAAACGACAGCCGAACAGCGTGCACAAAAGTTAATGGACTTAAAAGAAGCGATTTTAAGTCGGATGGATTGCTTTGTGGAAGCAGCCAGTCTTGATTTTGTTACGCCAGCTTCCACGGCGCAAAACCAAATTTATTCGGTTATTCAGGCAATTGATTATGCAATAGAAAACGTAGCCAAATGGATGCAGCCTGAGCTGGTTGAAAACCCACAAGATGGTGAAGCCTATGTTTTATATGAAGCGCGTGGTCGTGTTTGTATTTTTGGGACTTGGAACTCACCGATGTCTGTAACCATTCATCCCCTAGCAGAGGCACTTGCTGCTGGGAACTGTGTCGTACTCAAGCCAAGTGAATTGAATCCAAACTATAATAAGGTTTTACTAGAAGTGATTGAAGCGGTGTTTGATGAGCAGGAGGTAGCGCTTGTTCAGGGAGAGGCGGATGTATCTGAACAGCTATTAAAGCTACCATTTGATCACTTCTTCTTTACAGGAAGTCCACGGGTTGGAAAAATTGTCATGCGTGAAGCAGCCAACCACTTAGCCGCAGTGACACTTGAATTAGGTGGGAAATCACCAGCTATTATTGATAAAGGCTATGATTTAGTAAAGGCAGCGCAAAATTTAGTGTTTGGGAAAGTTTTAATGGGCGGACAATTTTGCATTTCGCCTGATTATATTTTTGTGCATAAGGAGGATATCACTGCTTTTGCAGAGCTTTACCGTCAAATGACAGTTGGGATGCTATATGATGATGGCAAAATTCGTTCAGTAGAGCGCACGCAAATCGTCAATGAACAACATTATAAGCGGATTAAAAATTTGTTCGAGGATGCGCTTGCAAAAGGGGCCGTTATTTTAAGTGGCGGTGCATTTGATGATGATAAACGATTAATTGAGCCTACTTTACTTGGTGGTGTGACAGCAGGGATGCTGATTGCAGAGGAAGAAATTTTTGGTCCTTTAACCTTTGTGCGCACCTATACGGATGTAGAGGAGGTTTTGCAGTATATTCAAGCGAATCCAAAGCCACTTGCATTATACATGTTTAGCGATAATGAAAATTTCCAACAACAAATTTTAGCATCGACATCCTCTGGTGGTGTGACAATTAACGGGATTTTCATGCATAATACGCACTTACCATTACCGTTTGGCGGTGTGAATCATTCTGGAATTGGTAGCTTCCATGGCATCCACGGCTTTAAAATGTTTTCGCATAACCGAGCAATTTATAAAGTGAATTAG
- a CDS encoding MFS transporter produces MIFKTSRTVESLSYKQKVLLMIGIFLCIELGLMVSSEFSVALPKIIEDIGGIEFYSLVFTVNLAASAIVTPVVGKLSDMYGRRRLLIIGILIILVSELLTPLLVSNIYHLMIFRGVQGLGGAATAVVGLIVISDIFDIENRAKFLGFYGALNALTAIVAPTVGGIFVQYMSWHWVFYSIAPVGLLGLFFVIKYMPEIPKARNASLDYKGITILSTAILIFVAITTVGGTRVPWMSLTMFILVLALVAAVTLFITSQKKSADPIMPLHLFKYRVFIICLFSVLAVMFAATGLIYFLPMFLQNIYGFTPTETGLFMTYRGVTSFIFAAISGFIVAKLKDFRLVAIGAMVIFGGTIFVLTFFTTSISALAITIICLVWGTSSGVLISIFHTGIQMNLPNKDISIAMGVVQLFVAIGSLLATSLLGLFLRNANLSLGFSYLLFTCLGVVLFALVVFIVVLQRRNLRAESETELVKQQNLNEELV; encoded by the coding sequence TTGATTTTTAAAACTTCTAGAACAGTTGAATCTTTATCGTACAAACAAAAGGTATTATTAATGATTGGTATTTTCTTATGTATCGAATTAGGACTTATGGTTTCTTCCGAGTTTTCTGTTGCACTGCCAAAAATTATTGAAGATATTGGCGGTATTGAATTTTATTCGCTCGTCTTTACGGTTAACTTAGCGGCTTCAGCAATTGTCACGCCCGTTGTAGGGAAGTTGAGTGATATGTATGGACGACGTCGACTTTTAATTATTGGGATTTTAATCATTTTAGTTTCGGAATTGCTGACACCGTTACTTGTTTCAAATATCTATCACTTAATGATTTTCCGTGGTGTTCAAGGCTTAGGGGGCGCAGCAACTGCAGTCGTTGGTTTAATCGTCATTAGTGATATTTTTGATATTGAAAATCGCGCGAAATTTTTAGGGTTTTATGGTGCGTTAAATGCATTAACGGCGATCGTAGCGCCTACTGTTGGTGGTATTTTCGTCCAATATATGTCATGGCATTGGGTATTTTACTCAATTGCGCCAGTTGGATTACTTGGATTATTCTTCGTCATCAAGTATATGCCTGAAATTCCAAAGGCTAGAAATGCAAGTTTAGATTATAAAGGAATTACTATTTTAAGTACCGCAATTTTAATTTTTGTAGCGATTACAACAGTCGGTGGCACGCGAGTACCTTGGATGTCACTAACAATGTTTATACTAGTGCTTGCTTTAGTAGCGGCAGTAACATTATTCATTACTAGTCAAAAGAAAAGTGCGGATCCAATTATGCCCTTGCACTTATTTAAGTATCGTGTATTTATCATTTGCTTATTTTCGGTATTAGCTGTGATGTTTGCTGCAACAGGGCTAATTTATTTCTTACCGATGTTCTTACAAAATATTTATGGCTTTACACCGACTGAAACAGGGTTATTTATGACGTATCGTGGTGTGACATCATTTATTTTTGCAGCAATAAGTGGCTTTATTGTAGCGAAATTAAAGGACTTCCGCCTAGTGGCAATTGGGGCAATGGTGATTTTTGGCGGCACAATATTTGTATTAACATTCTTTACGACGTCCATTTCAGCATTAGCAATTACAATTATTTGTTTAGTTTGGGGGACGTCAAGTGGTGTTTTAATTTCGATTTTCCATACAGGCATTCAAATGAACTTGCCGAATAAGGATATTAGTATTGCTATGGGGGTAGTCCAATTATTTGTAGCCATTGGTTCATTATTAGCTACATCCCTTTTAGGGTTATTTTTACGAAATGCAAATTTAAGTTTAGGATTCAGCTATTTATTATTCACGTGTTTAGGCGTCGTTTTATTTGCATTGGTTGTATTTATCGTTGTACTACAGCGTCGTAATTTACGCGCTGAATCAGAAACAGAATTAGTAAAACAACAGAACTTAAATGAAGAACTTGTGTGA
- a CDS encoding acyl-CoA dehydrogenase family protein, with product MDFSLNQEQEMFREYVRKYLTDMEQTKVARDYTENKIEHVKAVLSELHELGCTQLNIPEKYGGMGLGKLDLVPIMEEMGRAIVPGLYLETSAFAVPIIEQFGTDEQKATYLPQVANGEASFTIAWLEPGRSYKQQGIQMSARLNGDVLVINGVKTQVPDVELAEYFIVPVLIDDEITLVIMDKKSSGITLREQKGFDETRKLTEVTFENVEVPMNQRIGAIGEGWSIIQEGLLSYNAALSSVAVGALEHIVEMASEYATIREQFGNPIGRFQAIKHRLVDMKLDLETARSLSYYANWALETSSEDRIEAICSARIFAIQAFIRTSAHNIQIHGGIGFTEEIDCHLFVKRARFYENYLGNMEQYYEQAITALNWEQTETAQEKETILSTN from the coding sequence ATGGATTTTTCATTAAACCAAGAACAGGAAATGTTTCGTGAATACGTTAGAAAATACTTAACGGATATGGAGCAAACGAAAGTCGCACGCGATTATACTGAAAATAAAATCGAACATGTAAAAGCGGTACTATCAGAGTTACACGAGTTAGGTTGTACACAGCTAAATATTCCTGAGAAATACGGTGGTATGGGGCTAGGAAAACTTGATTTAGTGCCGATTATGGAGGAAATGGGTCGTGCCATTGTTCCAGGTCTGTATTTAGAAACAAGTGCATTTGCCGTACCAATCATCGAACAATTCGGTACAGACGAGCAAAAGGCAACCTATTTACCGCAAGTTGCAAATGGTGAGGCTAGCTTTACGATTGCATGGCTAGAGCCAGGTCGGAGCTACAAGCAACAAGGTATTCAAATGAGCGCTCGTTTGAATGGAGATGTCTTGGTCATCAATGGTGTGAAGACACAAGTGCCAGATGTCGAGCTTGCTGAATATTTCATCGTACCTGTGCTAATTGATGATGAAATTACGCTAGTTATTATGGATAAAAAATCTTCGGGCATTACGTTACGTGAGCAAAAAGGCTTTGATGAGACACGTAAGCTAACAGAAGTAACCTTTGAAAATGTGGAAGTACCGATGAATCAACGTATCGGGGCGATTGGTGAAGGCTGGTCGATTATCCAGGAAGGTTTATTGTCTTACAATGCGGCCCTATCTTCTGTTGCAGTAGGAGCACTGGAACATATTGTGGAAATGGCAAGTGAATACGCAACGATTCGTGAACAATTTGGCAACCCGATTGGACGATTCCAAGCGATTAAGCATCGTTTGGTGGATATGAAGCTCGATTTAGAAACAGCTCGCTCTCTTTCCTATTATGCGAACTGGGCGCTTGAAACTAGTTCAGAAGATCGAATTGAAGCCATTTGCAGTGCTCGTATTTTTGCTATACAAGCCTTCATCCGTACATCCGCCCACAATATCCAAATTCATGGCGGAATTGGCTTTACGGAGGAGATTGATTGTCATTTATTCGTAAAGCGTGCTCGTTTTTATGAAAATTATTTAGGTAATATGGAGCAATACTACGAGCAAGCCATTACTGCATTAAACTGGGAACAAACAGAAACAGCACAGGAAAAAGAAACAATCTTAAGCACTAATTAA
- a CDS encoding acyl-CoA dehydrogenase family protein, translating to MDFSYTAQEEQFRMELRTWLEENLPEGWLDGTFKMPEEQAAYGQFLRDWQKKPSDGRWAAIAWPAKHGGRDATLMEEIIYHQEMVRVKAPPLVNYVGLHMVGPTLMQIGTPEQQEKYIPKILSGEEVWCQGYSEPNAGSDLAAVQTTAVKDGDKWIINGQKIWTSYAHFGDRCFLVARTSKGEKKHHGITCFLLDMKQPGVEVRPIIQMDGEHDFNEVYFNDAIAYDSEVIGQVDDGWRVTIALLMHERTGIGAQVFSLEQQFDGLVGLAQTVKEDDVPIIQKADVRKRMLDLYIKSRGSLLNYYRNLTKQLKVGHPGVEGSMDKLFVSEVTKELFAEAISLQGHQGLLWKDDAVYGNSYWQKNYLYSFGQTIGGGTSEIQKNTIAERILGLPKDVGR from the coding sequence ATGGATTTTTCATATACAGCTCAAGAAGAGCAGTTTCGAATGGAGCTACGTACTTGGCTAGAAGAAAATTTACCTGAAGGCTGGCTGGATGGCACATTTAAAATGCCAGAGGAGCAAGCAGCATATGGTCAATTTTTACGAGACTGGCAAAAGAAGCCTTCTGATGGAAGATGGGCAGCAATTGCTTGGCCAGCCAAACATGGTGGTCGTGATGCAACACTGATGGAAGAAATTATTTATCATCAAGAAATGGTGCGAGTGAAGGCACCACCATTAGTAAATTATGTAGGCTTACACATGGTAGGGCCAACATTAATGCAAATTGGAACGCCGGAGCAACAGGAAAAATATATCCCTAAAATTTTATCAGGCGAAGAGGTTTGGTGCCAAGGCTATTCTGAACCAAATGCCGGCTCGGACTTAGCAGCGGTTCAAACAACTGCTGTAAAGGACGGAGATAAATGGATAATTAATGGTCAGAAAATTTGGACGAGTTATGCACATTTTGGCGATCGCTGCTTTTTAGTAGCGCGGACAAGTAAAGGCGAGAAAAAGCATCATGGCATTACATGCTTCCTGCTCGACATGAAGCAACCTGGAGTAGAGGTACGTCCCATTATTCAAATGGACGGGGAGCATGATTTTAATGAAGTGTACTTTAATGATGCTATTGCCTATGACAGTGAAGTGATTGGGCAAGTAGATGATGGTTGGCGTGTAACTATTGCACTCCTTATGCATGAGCGTACAGGTATTGGTGCACAAGTATTTTCACTTGAACAGCAATTCGACGGCTTAGTAGGCTTAGCGCAGACAGTGAAAGAAGATGATGTACCGATTATTCAAAAAGCGGATGTGCGTAAACGGATGCTTGATTTATATATTAAATCTCGAGGATCGCTATTAAACTATTACCGTAATTTAACGAAGCAGCTAAAAGTAGGCCATCCTGGTGTTGAAGGGTCGATGGATAAATTATTCGTGAGTGAAGTGACGAAGGAATTGTTCGCAGAGGCCATTTCTCTACAGGGACATCAAGGCTTATTGTGGAAAGATGATGCGGTTTATGGCAATTCGTATTGGCAAAAAAATTATTTATATTCATTCGGCCAAACGATTGGCGGCGGTACGAGTGAAATTCAAAAGAATACCATTGCAGAACGGATATTAGGCTTACCAAAAGATGTAGGACGCTAA
- a CDS encoding Zn-ribbon domain-containing OB-fold protein, which produces MSEETKVKYEKPIPLKTLDNTPYWDAADRHELALQKCNTCNAYNHPPGPSCASCGSVDVIWENQGSVIQGKVYSYVVSYRPFLPGFQNDIPLVIAVVELDHLPEVKIIGNILNGNAENVTIGSAVNMVWEDVTEDRAVPQWVLA; this is translated from the coding sequence ATGAGCGAAGAGACAAAAGTAAAGTATGAAAAACCAATTCCATTAAAGACATTAGATAATACGCCATATTGGGATGCTGCGGATCGTCATGAGCTGGCATTGCAAAAATGCAATACATGTAATGCTTATAATCATCCTCCAGGTCCAAGCTGTGCAAGCTGTGGAAGCGTGGACGTAATTTGGGAAAATCAAGGAAGTGTTATTCAAGGGAAAGTATATTCCTATGTTGTGTCCTATCGCCCGTTTTTACCTGGCTTTCAAAACGATATTCCGCTAGTTATTGCTGTCGTTGAGTTGGATCATCTTCCGGAAGTAAAAATTATCGGCAATATCTTAAATGGCAATGCAGAAAATGTCACAATCGGGTCTGCTGTAAATATGGTATGGGAAGATGTGACGGAAGATCGTGCAGTACCACAGTGGGTACTTGCATAA
- a CDS encoding thiolase C-terminal domain-containing protein has product MSTIRNKYAIVGVGESKRSKNSGVTPLHLALDAARAAIADAGMDAKDIDAFMSYSEHDSCTPHQVATYLGVRPGVVKEIIGGGSSTELLIADAVGLIETGQAKTVLIYRAMNGRSGMRMGGGGWSTDLLQSAFDGGSFIIPYGAGSPGQWFGLFATRHMHLNGLTQEHLGHVCTSFYEHAQRNPNAFFYGKPLTMEEYMKTAHLSSPFTKHDFCLESDEANAIIVTSAERAKDCKSTPVHIMGMAARQSVSHAHYWKNVDEVASDYVAPELYKAAGITPEDIDVASIYDCFSWVVLRQLEAYGLAPKGEVGDFVAAGNLRLNGKLPTNTAGGMLSEGYTHGMNNVLEIVRQVRHEYAGTNRQVENCEIGICTGWAGPDIAGAMVLSK; this is encoded by the coding sequence ATGAGTACAATTCGAAATAAATATGCCATTGTTGGCGTAGGTGAAAGTAAACGCTCTAAAAATTCAGGGGTAACGCCATTACATTTAGCATTAGATGCAGCACGTGCAGCCATTGCAGATGCGGGTATGGATGCAAAAGATATCGATGCATTTATGAGCTACTCAGAGCATGATTCTTGCACACCTCATCAAGTGGCAACCTATTTAGGGGTACGTCCCGGTGTGGTGAAGGAAATTATTGGTGGTGGCAGTAGTACAGAATTATTAATTGCAGATGCGGTTGGCCTAATCGAAACAGGTCAGGCAAAAACGGTCTTAATATACCGCGCGATGAACGGACGCTCTGGCATGCGGATGGGCGGCGGTGGTTGGAGTACAGATTTACTTCAGTCCGCTTTTGATGGGGGTAGCTTTATTATTCCATACGGCGCAGGAAGCCCTGGTCAATGGTTCGGGTTATTTGCGACACGACATATGCATTTAAACGGTTTAACACAAGAGCATTTAGGACATGTTTGTACGAGCTTTTATGAGCATGCACAGCGCAATCCAAACGCATTCTTCTATGGCAAGCCTTTAACAATGGAAGAGTACATGAAAACGGCACATTTAAGCTCACCGTTTACAAAGCATGATTTTTGCTTAGAGTCAGATGAAGCAAATGCGATTATTGTGACTTCAGCAGAGCGTGCGAAAGATTGTAAATCAACGCCTGTTCACATTATGGGGATGGCTGCCCGTCAATCTGTATCGCATGCACACTACTGGAAAAATGTTGATGAAGTGGCGTCAGATTATGTTGCACCGGAACTTTACAAGGCAGCTGGCATTACACCGGAAGATATTGATGTAGCGTCGATTTATGATTGCTTTAGCTGGGTGGTGCTACGTCAATTGGAGGCGTATGGCTTAGCACCAAAAGGAGAAGTGGGTGACTTTGTAGCGGCAGGTAACTTGAGATTAAATGGCAAGCTACCTACGAATACAGCAGGTGGAATGCTATCAGAAGGCTACACACACGGCATGAATAACGTGCTTGAAATTGTTCGTCAAGTGCGCCATGAATATGCAGGTACAAATCGACAAGTGGAAAACTGTGAAATCGGCATCTGTACAGGTTGGGCTGGACCAGATATTGCAGGTGCAATGGTTTTAAGTAAATAG
- a CDS encoding MaoC/PaaZ C-terminal domain-containing protein has protein sequence MVQFEQLVEGQQLPAHTKEKVTKVQLVKYAGASGDFNPLHTDDAFAQKIGLPGVIAHGMLVMGFLGEYINQLAGDVAEVKDFKMRFGAMTVPNDIITCQGVIKKLYEEDGKRIAVFDLFAEKAPGQIVGSGEAVLQF, from the coding sequence ATGGTTCAATTTGAACAGCTAGTAGAGGGACAACAGCTGCCAGCACATACAAAGGAAAAAGTAACGAAAGTTCAGCTTGTAAAATATGCAGGTGCATCAGGTGATTTTAACCCGTTACATACGGATGATGCATTCGCTCAAAAAATCGGCTTACCGGGTGTTATAGCACATGGCATGCTGGTGATGGGATTTCTTGGCGAGTATATCAATCAATTGGCAGGTGATGTCGCTGAGGTGAAGGATTTTAAAATGCGTTTCGGTGCAATGACCGTGCCAAACGATATCATTACTTGCCAAGGTGTGATTAAGAAGCTTTATGAAGAAGATGGCAAGCGAATTGCGGTATTCGATTTATTCGCAGAAAAAGCACCAGGACAAATCGTTGGCTCAGGTGAAGCCGTTTTACAATTTTAA
- a CDS encoding MaoC family dehydratase N-terminal domain-containing protein, producing MELAHLVGKSGNPFVFHVDQRHIRQFAQAIGDANPLYTDEQYAKTTIHGGIIAPPSFPIAISPDNGEEFDLGLDYRRMLHGEQQFIYTRPIRPGDVLKCQLKVSDVYERDGKNGKMEFLVLDTEITDEAGNHVVTSRTNIIYRSLVMK from the coding sequence ATGGAATTAGCACATTTAGTTGGAAAATCAGGTAATCCCTTTGTATTTCATGTGGATCAGCGCCATATTCGTCAATTTGCACAGGCAATAGGTGATGCCAATCCACTATATACAGATGAGCAATACGCAAAGACAACTATCCATGGTGGCATTATTGCGCCCCCTTCGTTCCCAATTGCAATTAGTCCAGATAATGGTGAGGAATTCGATTTAGGGTTGGATTATCGACGCATGCTGCACGGGGAGCAACAATTTATTTATACACGACCGATTCGCCCAGGTGACGTTCTAAAATGCCAATTAAAGGTGTCTGATGTATACGAGCGTGACGGCAAAAACGGCAAAATGGAGTTTTTAGTGCTCGACACAGAAATTACGGACGAAGCAGGAAATCACGTCGTCACGAGCCGCACGAATATTATTTATCGTTCACTTGTCATGAAATGA